One Sphingomonas sabuli genomic region harbors:
- the sufB gene encoding Fe-S cluster assembly protein SufB, translating to MNEPVKNREIKEKIAKDYEWGFSSDIEQEFAPKGLNEDIVRFISAKKDEPEWMLEWRLKAYRAWLEMEEVDWAKLDIPAIDYQDAYYYAEPKKKPKLGSLDEVDPEILRVYEKLGIPIEEQKVLAGVEGARKVAVDAVFDSVSVATTFREELKKAGVIFLSISEAIREYPDLIRKYLGSVVPQRDNYFACLNSAVFSDGTFVYIPEGVRCPMELSTYFRINAENTGQFERTLIVADKGSYVSYLEGCTAPMRDENQLHAAVVEIFAHEDAEIKYSTVQNWYPGDAEGKGGIFNFVTKRALCSGDRSKVSWTQVETGSAITWKYPSCILKGESSVGEFYSVALTNNRQQADTGTKMIHIGANTRSTIVSKGISAGRSDNTYRGLVRVLPKAENVRNFTQCDSLLLGPDCGAHTVPYIEVKNPTAQIEHEATTSKISDDQLFYAMSRGLDAEAAVALIVNGFAREVLKQLPMEFAVEAQKLLGISLEGSVG from the coding sequence ATGAACGAGCCCGTCAAGAACCGCGAGATCAAGGAAAAGATCGCCAAGGATTATGAGTGGGGCTTTTCCAGCGACATCGAGCAGGAGTTCGCGCCCAAGGGTCTGAACGAGGACATCGTCCGCTTCATTTCGGCCAAGAAGGACGAGCCCGAATGGATGCTCGAGTGGCGGCTGAAGGCCTATCGCGCCTGGCTGGAGATGGAGGAGGTCGACTGGGCCAAGCTCGACATCCCGGCGATCGATTACCAGGACGCTTATTATTACGCGGAGCCGAAGAAGAAGCCCAAGCTCGGCAGCCTCGATGAGGTCGATCCGGAGATCCTGCGCGTCTACGAGAAGCTCGGCATTCCGATCGAGGAGCAGAAGGTGCTCGCCGGGGTCGAAGGGGCGCGCAAGGTCGCAGTCGACGCGGTGTTCGACAGCGTGTCCGTCGCCACCACCTTCCGCGAGGAGCTGAAAAAGGCGGGCGTCATCTTCCTGTCGATCAGCGAGGCGATCCGCGAATATCCCGACCTGATCCGCAAATATCTCGGCAGCGTCGTGCCGCAGCGCGACAATTATTTTGCCTGCCTCAACAGCGCGGTCTTTTCCGACGGCACCTTCGTCTACATTCCCGAAGGCGTCCGCTGCCCGATGGAGCTGAGCACCTATTTCCGCATCAATGCGGAGAACACGGGCCAGTTCGAGCGCACGCTGATCGTCGCCGACAAGGGCAGTTACGTCAGCTATCTCGAAGGCTGCACCGCGCCGATGCGCGACGAAAACCAGCTGCACGCGGCGGTGGTCGAGATTTTCGCCCACGAGGACGCGGAGATAAAATACTCGACCGTCCAGAACTGGTACCCCGGCGATGCCGAGGGCAAGGGCGGCATCTTCAACTTCGTCACCAAGCGCGCGCTCTGCTCGGGCGACCGCTCCAAGGTGTCATGGACGCAGGTCGAAACCGGCAGCGCGATCACCTGGAAATACCCCAGCTGCATCCTCAAGGGCGAAAGCAGCGTCGGCGAATTCTATTCGGTCGCGCTGACCAATAATCGCCAGCAGGCCGACACCGGCACCAAGATGATTCACATCGGCGCCAACACCCGTTCGACCATCGTGTCGAAGGGCATCAGCGCGGGCCGCAGCGACAACACCTATCGCGGCCTCGTCCGCGTGCTGCCCAAGGCCGAAAACGTCCGCAACTTCACCCAGTGCGACAGCCTGCTGCTCGGCCCCGACTGCGGCGCCCACACCGTGCCCTATATCGAGGTCAAGAACCCGACCGCGCAGATCGAACATGAAGCGACCACGTCCAAGATCAGCGACGACCAATTATTCTACGCGATGAGCCGCGGCCTCGACGCCGAAGCCGCCGTCGCCCTGATCGTTAACGGCTTCGCCCGCGAGGTGCTGAAACAGCTGCCGATGGAGTTCGCCGTCGAGGCGCAGAAGCTCCTCGGGATCTCGCTCGAAGGGTCGGTCGGATGA